In Drosophila yakuba strain Tai18E2 chromosome 2R, Prin_Dyak_Tai18E2_2.1, whole genome shotgun sequence, a single genomic region encodes these proteins:
- the LOC6529783 gene encoding uncharacterized protein LOC6529783, translated as MARSGRSTSFLIGSTCWSVVTGLICLALADSVRVPERSPTILAENTIQAVERLFNQVLYATIEDARQRLPGLPANESIDRQYFEELDLVAGNEDYYSTAFYIFAWINSDLMYHNTPNKLLIEVLPGEKIAIRRFFAKVKPHLTKYLRLSRQDKSELVSNMTQLATETNDSLITTFLEFPQNLKSQLPELQLMDYTKLAQALVQGVARGIWMKAVNT; from the exons ATGGCTAGATCAGGGCGCAGTACGAGTTTTCTTATCGGCAGCACTTGCTGGTCGGTGGTTACAGGTCTTATCTGCCTG GCTCTGGCGGACTCTGTCCGAGTCCCAGAACGCAGCCCAACGATCCTGGCGGAAAACACAATTCAGGCGGTGGAGAGGCTCTTCAACCAAGTGCTCTACGCGACCATCGAAGATGCCCGCCAAAGACTTCCTGGTCTTCCAGCCAACGAATCCATCGATCGGCAGTACTTCGAGGAGCTCGATCTGGTTGCTGGGAACGAGGACTACTACAGCACTGCTTTCTACATCTTCGCCTGGATAAACAGCGACCTCATGTACCACAACACTCCTAATAAATTGCTTATTGAGGTTTTGCCCGGCGAGAAGATTGCCATCCGCAGATTCTTCGCCAAGGTAAAGCCGCATCTTACTAAGTATCTGCGACTTAGTCGGCAGGACAAGAGTGAATTAGTTTCCAATATGACCCAATTGGCCACCGAAACTAACGACAGTCTGATCACAACCTTCTTGGAGTTCCCCCAAAACCTAAAGAGCCAACTTCCTGAGCTCCAGCTAATGGACTACACCAAACTGGCTCAGGCATTAGTGCAGGGGGTGGCCAGAGGTATTTGGATGAAAGCTGTAAATacatag
- the LOC6529780 gene encoding soluble scavenger receptor cysteine-rich domain-containing protein SSC5D has product MFIKLLLISQLLALSYAQLSLDEAKKQIDASVYSDEETTDATHLPEPHLPPQYQPHHPHKKVTTSTPEPETTTPKPEPTTTPAIQQKGDATVAPDDGLGQLDDGLLQNNDGSALPESTTPEPETTSTTTTTTTTTTTPKPHKHEHHPHPHSHPYPYPIQYPYSHPGLIFSAAGPKLPPPSATPPTPKDADKESPESSRYPSYPIFRSPYSPYQPPVFNQPRNWPSFPGYGPPSPGYGYPHNHDHDHEKDSGEDKHKDKSGEGDTDEDVALKPPGFGYPQVYLIPRRPVISVPSFPRPGGGYGSPYGYGQY; this is encoded by the exons TTCTAATCAGCCAG CTTCTGGCGCTGAGCTACGCTCAATTGTCGCTCGATGAGGCTAAAAAACAAATCGATGCCTCGGTTTATAGCGACGAGGAGACTACCGATGCCACGCATCTGCCGGAGCCCCACCTTCCCCCGCAATATCAGCCTCATCATCCCCACAAGAAAGTGACTACCAGCACTCCTGAGCCAGAAACCACAACTCCAAAGCCGGAACCCACTACAACGCCTGCGATACAGCAGAAAGGTGATGCCACCGTTGCTCCTGATGACGGATTGGGACAACTGGACGATGGTTTGCTACAAAACAATGATGGATCTGCTCTCCCGGAGTCCACCACTCCAGAACCGGAAACCACAAGCACGACGACGACCACCACTACAACTACCACAACGCCAAAGCCCCATAAGCATGAGCACCATCCTCATCCGCATTCCCACCCTTATCCATACCCCATTCAGTATCCGTACTCCCACCCTGGATTAATATTCTCCGCCGCGGGCCCAAAACTTCCCCCTCCATCGGCGACACCGCCCACTCCCAAAGATGCGGACAAGGAATCGCCGGAGTCATCTAGATACCCCTCCTATCCGATCTTTAGATCCCCTTACTCCCCCTATCAACCACCGGTGTTCAACCAGCCTCGTAACTGGCCGAGCTTTCCAGGATACGGACCTCCTAGTCCCGGTTACGGATACCCTCACAATCACGATCACGATCACGAAAAGGACTCCGGGGAAGATAAGCACAAGGACAAGTCTGGAGAAGGGGATACTGATGAGGATGTGGCCCTGAAACCACCTGGATTTGGCTACCCGCAGGTCTATTTGATTCCCCGAAGGCCAGTGATCTCTGTACCCAGCTTCCCGCGTCCAGGAGGCGGATATGGATCGCCCTACGGCTATGGACAATACTAA
- the LOC6529781 gene encoding uncharacterized protein LOC6529781 isoform X2, whose translation MLPLQFVLLGCLFIAQGLCHTLPEPKVRVPRETISIPTHLFKPVGQKSSNEPISDRSSLNGGNRTALAELDNEVKFLDRSSGEVEEVTASYEEEEIPLRPIPFQPRPFFSQSPPRTNGFRIPQPNYDNAFESDYNVGPRGNAFNNRPFPSSPDFRDRGIRPFPDTPFRNQNSGAWVSGPVRVPIPSDGSIIPLIAGGPSISAGNSGPLGSGGSSNNFYRSESYSYTSDGRGPPQIERDVYDSRNGFGSSFRNF comes from the exons ATGTTGCCGCTCCAATTCGTTTTGCTGGGCTGTCTGTTCATTGCACAGGGG CTATGCCACACTCTGCCGGAGCCCAAG GTGAGGGTGCCTCGTGAAACAATCAGCATTCCGACGCATCTGTTCAAGCCCGTGGGCCAGAAGTCCAGCAACGAACCTATTTCTGATCGATCTTCCTTAAATGGCGGAAATAGGACTGCCTTGGCTGAATTAGACAATGAAGTCAAGTTTTTAGAT AGATCCAGCGGAGAAGTGGAAGAAGTGACAGCCTCCTACGAAGAGGAGGAAATTCCACTACGACCTATCCCATTTCAGCCTCGACCATTTTTTTCTCAGAGCCCTCCCCGAACAAACGGTTTTCGCATTCCT CAACCCAACTACGACAATGCATTCGAATCGGATTACAACGTGGGTCCCAGAGGCAACGCCTTCAACAACAGACCCTTTCCGAGTTCTCCGGATTTCCGTGACAGAGGCATTCGACCATTTCCTGATACGCCATTCCGCAACCAAAACTCGGGAGCCTGGGTATCTGGACCAGTAAGG GTACCTATACCATCTGATGGTTCCATAATCCCCCTTATTGCCGGTGGTCCCAGTATTTCGGCTGGTAACAGTGGCCCTCTTGGTTCCGGAGGCTCTTCAAACAACTTTTACCGATCCGAATCCTATAGCTACACCTCTGACGGAAGAGGACCTCCGCAGATCGAGCGGGATGTGTACGACTCGCGGAATGGATTTGGATCATCATTCCGCAACTTTTAA
- the LOC6529782 gene encoding uncharacterized protein LOC6529782, with translation MQFEIMTSKITWTFLFAIAALQHSLAAPPINRWQLQFEVSNELFQMVTDAMEQLRKVFQLVIDEAELILPPDSNGNILKELKEFVAALDTLDFDDSFELNRLEDALEELESIISIAGSKEFESEADEVVVQLFIQHGVEDLEHILEKNLETTLKSVEQKVEKYMSTWSDSRLARNSDLVKQFNEFKNEKDVYEKLDKLSNSDFI, from the exons ATGCAGTTTGAAATCATGACCAGCAAAATAACTTGGACTTTTCTGTTCGCGATAGCTGCCCTCCAACATTCG CTCGCAGCTCCTCCCATAAACAGATGGCAGTTACAATTTGAAGTGTCCAATGAACTGTTTCAAATGGTAACAGATGCCATGGAACAGCTTAGAAAAGTCTTCCAACTGGTCATCGACGAAGCGGAACTTATCTTACCACCGGACTCCAATGGAAACATTCTCAAGGAGCTCAAGGAGTTTGTCGCGGCTTTGGACACACTGGATTTCGATGATTCGTTTGAGCTGAACAGACTGGAAGACGCTCTTGAGGAATTGGAAAGCATCATTTCGATTGCAGGCAGCAAAGAATTCGAATCAGAAGCTGACGAGGTTGTGGTCCAGCTATTCATACAGCATGGAGTTGAGGACCTGGAGCATATACTGGAAAAAAATTTGGAAACTACTCTGAAATCAGTCGAGCAGAAGGTGGAGAAGTACATGAGCACATGGTCCGACAGTCGGCTGGCTAGAAACTCGGACTTAGTTAAGCAGTTTAATGAATTTAAGAACGAGAAGGATGTTTATGAGAAGCTGGATAAGCTATCCAATTctgatttcatttaa
- the LOC6529781 gene encoding uncharacterized protein LOC6529781 isoform X1 — MLPLQFVLLGCLFIAQGLCHTLPEPKVRVPRETISIPTHLFKPVGQKSSNEPISDRSSLNGGNRTALAELDNEVKFLDRSSGEVEEVTASYEEEEIPLRPIPFQPRPFFSQSPPRTNGFRIPQPNYDNAFESDYNVGPRGNAFNNRPFPSSPDFRDRGIRPFPDTPFRNQNSGAWVSGPVRVTGPVPIPSDGSIIPLIAGGPSISAGNSGPLGSGGSSNNFYRSESYSYTSDGRGPPQIERDVYDSRNGFGSSFRNF, encoded by the exons ATGTTGCCGCTCCAATTCGTTTTGCTGGGCTGTCTGTTCATTGCACAGGGG CTATGCCACACTCTGCCGGAGCCCAAG GTGAGGGTGCCTCGTGAAACAATCAGCATTCCGACGCATCTGTTCAAGCCCGTGGGCCAGAAGTCCAGCAACGAACCTATTTCTGATCGATCTTCCTTAAATGGCGGAAATAGGACTGCCTTGGCTGAATTAGACAATGAAGTCAAGTTTTTAGAT AGATCCAGCGGAGAAGTGGAAGAAGTGACAGCCTCCTACGAAGAGGAGGAAATTCCACTACGACCTATCCCATTTCAGCCTCGACCATTTTTTTCTCAGAGCCCTCCCCGAACAAACGGTTTTCGCATTCCT CAACCCAACTACGACAATGCATTCGAATCGGATTACAACGTGGGTCCCAGAGGCAACGCCTTCAACAACAGACCCTTTCCGAGTTCTCCGGATTTCCGTGACAGAGGCATTCGACCATTTCCTGATACGCCATTCCGCAACCAAAACTCGGGAGCCTGGGTATCTGGACCAGTAAGGGTAACTGGACCA GTACCTATACCATCTGATGGTTCCATAATCCCCCTTATTGCCGGTGGTCCCAGTATTTCGGCTGGTAACAGTGGCCCTCTTGGTTCCGGAGGCTCTTCAAACAACTTTTACCGATCCGAATCCTATAGCTACACCTCTGACGGAAGAGGACCTCCGCAGATCGAGCGGGATGTGTACGACTCGCGGAATGGATTTGGATCATCATTCCGCAACTTTTAA